A genomic stretch from Gopherus evgoodei ecotype Sinaloan lineage chromosome 18, rGopEvg1_v1.p, whole genome shotgun sequence includes:
- the LZIC gene encoding protein LZIC has protein sequence MASRGAIETSKLKQNLEEQLDRLMQQLQDLEECREELDTDEYEETKKETLEQLSEFNDSLKKIMSGNMTLIDELSGMQLAIQAAISQAFKTPEVIRMFAKKQPGQLRTRLAEMDRDLMVGKLGRDLYTQQKGEILTALRKLGEKLTPDDETFLSANAGAALSQFERVSSDLGSGDKVFALASVEVEKSKQ, from the exons ATGGCTTCAAGAGGAGCAATAGAGACCAGTAAACTAAAACAGAACTTGGAAGAGCAGTTGGACAGGTTAATGCAGCAGCTGCAAGACCTGGAGGAGTGCAG AGAGGAACTGGATACAGATGAGTATGAAGAAACCAAAAAAGAAACTCTAGAACAGTTAAGTGAGTTCAATGACTCACTGAAGAAGATCATGTCTGGAAATATGACTTTGATAGACGAACTCAGTGGGATGCAGCTG gCTATACAAGCAGCCATCAGCCAGGCTTTTAAAACTCCAGAAGTCATTAGAATGTTTGCCAAGAAACAGCCAGGGCAGTTACGGACAAGGTTGGCAGAG ATGGACCGAGATCTGATGGTTGGGAAACTGGGACGGGACCTATACACGCAGCAGAAGGGGGAAATCCTAACTGCCCTCAGGAAGCTTGGAGAGAAG CTGACTCCAGATGATGAGACTTTCCTGTCAGCAAATGCAGGTGCAGCCCTCAGCCAGTTTGAGAGAGTCTCTAGTGACCTTG GATCTGGAGACAAAGTCTTTGCTCTGGCCAGTGTTGAAgtagaaaaatcaaaacaatga